TGAGCATTGTCGGGGTGATTTTAATTACTGTTATGGTTGAAATTATTATCCCTGAGGGGCAAATGAATAAATATATCAAGGGCGTGCTTAGCATCATTACTGTTTTTGTTGTGGTTCTGCCGCTACCTTACTTGTCGGTTGACAAGCTGGACTTCGGTAGATTTTTCAACAGTTCGGTGGATGTTGACGACAGGTTTATTGAAAATCTGAATCGTCAGAAAATATTGGAGTATGAAAATATAATTGAGCGCACGCTTGCGCAAAATGGGTTTAATGGTGCGTCGGTTGAGGTTTTAGGAGACTTGACCAAGCCCAACATGAAGATAGATACGGTGAATGTCAATCTGGCTTTGCTTGTTCTGTCTGACCCGCAGCTGAATATAAATAGAAATGAAAAGATAGAGGCGATAATTCTTGCTGTGGTAGATATAAAAAAGGAGAATATAAATCTGTATGGATAGCGCAAAGCCTAAAAAGAACCTATTTTCGGGTAAATTGTTCAGTAAACTCAAAGCAGTTAAGCATATCGAAATTTATATTGCAATTCTTGCCTGCGCCGTTATTTTGCTTATTTATTTTTCCGGATTTGGGTCCAACCAAACTGCAGAGGATGTGGAGTATGTTTCTATAAATGCCTACGCTGCCGAAATGGAACAGAAGCTT
The Christensenellaceae bacterium DNA segment above includes these coding regions:
- a CDS encoding stage III sporulation protein AF, which gives rise to MGAISIWLLSIVGVILITVMVEIIIPEGQMNKYIKGVLSIITVFVVVLPLPYLSVDKLDFGRFFNSSVDVDDRFIENLNRQKILEYENIIERTLAQNGFNGASVEVLGDLTKPNMKIDTVNVNLALLVLSDPQLNINRNEKIEAIILAVVDIKKENINLYG